In the genome of Leptospira koniambonensis, one region contains:
- a CDS encoding lysoplasmalogenase yields the protein MIYIIFPILALIHLGVLFLGSDIFLVRLISKIIPILYLIALSVGEGRWKTRAGIWLGIGLVFSLGGDTILAFPDKYFVFGLGSFLIAQVAYSVSFSWGNPVNFLRLIPYVIFGASYFYWLLPGIAPALTIPVAVYVSAICVMGWRSAAREVSSRDRWLGILGAISFIISDSIIALGQFTPNKLPFHGVWVMSTYYLAQFLIYLSQEEEE from the coding sequence ATGATTTATATTATATTCCCGATTTTAGCCCTTATTCATTTGGGAGTTCTATTTTTAGGTTCGGACATATTTTTAGTTCGTTTGATTTCCAAAATTATTCCAATTCTATATTTAATCGCGTTAAGTGTGGGAGAAGGTAGATGGAAAACCCGCGCAGGAATTTGGCTCGGGATCGGTTTGGTATTTTCACTCGGAGGAGATACTATCCTGGCCTTCCCAGATAAATATTTTGTTTTCGGTTTGGGCAGTTTCTTAATCGCACAGGTAGCGTATTCCGTAAGCTTTTCTTGGGGAAATCCAGTAAATTTTTTAAGATTAATCCCTTATGTAATTTTCGGTGCTTCTTATTTTTATTGGCTTCTTCCTGGGATTGCTCCTGCGCTAACTATTCCAGTCGCGGTTTACGTTTCCGCGATATGTGTGATGGGTTGGAGATCCGCAGCGAGAGAAGTTTCTTCCAGAGACAGATGGCTCGGAATTTTAGGAGCGATCAGTTTTATAATTTCTGATTCGATCATCGCACTTGGACAATTCACTCCGAACAAACTTCCGTTCCACGGAGTTTGGGTGATGTCCACTTACTATTTAGCTCAATTTTTAATCTATCTTTCTCAAGAGGAAGAGGAATAA
- a CDS encoding TerC/Alx family metal homeostasis membrane protein, with product MISFSQKDSTLFLIFSVVVGLLIYLDLFVMNKRAHKLSLRESGYWTLFWVTLAVSFSLLVYIFHEDPTNPGLAKQKTLEFLAGYLLEYSLSVDNLFVFIMIFAKFRIQSQYQPMILKWGIIGALIFRAVMIFSGAELVSRFEWILYLFGFLLLYSAWKMFFHDEEEDFDPEEMKLLKYARKVLPMSKTFHPEKFLVKEHGKTLFTSTFLILIVVEFSDILFAIDSIPAIFSITQDSFIIYTSNVFAILGLRSLFFLLGGVMELFVHLKKGVALLLAFVGVKLLLPAFSGYVFGKVIHVSIEISLVVIIGTLTLSVLASIPHYLKTKKGA from the coding sequence ATGATCTCGTTTAGCCAAAAAGATTCTACACTTTTTCTTATTTTTTCCGTTGTAGTAGGCCTTTTGATTTATTTGGACCTATTCGTAATGAATAAAAGAGCCCATAAACTCTCTCTCAGAGAGTCGGGATACTGGACTTTGTTCTGGGTAACTCTTGCAGTTAGTTTTTCTCTTTTAGTTTATATATTCCACGAAGACCCGACGAACCCAGGACTTGCTAAACAAAAGACCCTGGAATTTTTAGCAGGATACCTTCTGGAATATTCACTTTCTGTGGATAATCTTTTCGTATTCATCATGATCTTTGCGAAGTTCAGGATACAGTCCCAGTACCAACCCATGATCTTAAAATGGGGAATCATAGGTGCATTGATATTCAGAGCAGTGATGATCTTTTCAGGTGCGGAACTGGTTTCCAGATTTGAATGGATCTTATATCTCTTCGGATTTTTACTACTCTACTCCGCGTGGAAGATGTTCTTCCACGATGAAGAAGAAGATTTCGATCCAGAAGAAATGAAACTTCTGAAGTACGCACGTAAAGTTCTTCCAATGTCCAAAACATTCCATCCGGAAAAGTTTTTGGTAAAAGAACATGGAAAAACTCTTTTTACTTCTACATTCTTGATCTTGATCGTTGTGGAATTCAGCGATATTCTTTTCGCGATCGATTCTATTCCTGCGATCTTCTCCATCACACAAGATAGTTTTATCATCTATACTTCTAACGTATTCGCGATCCTAGGACTTAGATCTTTATTCTTCCTACTCGGCGGAGTAATGGAATTGTTTGTTCATTTGAAAAAGGGAGTCGCTCTTCTACTCGCATTTGTGGGAGTAAAACTTCTTCTTCCTGCATTTTCCGGATATGTTTTCGGAAAAGTGATCCATGTTTCTATTGAGATCTCTTTGGTAGTGATTATAGGAACTCTAACACTTTCAGTACTCGCTTCTATTCCTCATTATCTTAAAACGAAAAAAGGAGCCTGA
- a CDS encoding methylmalonyl-CoA mutase family protein: MASEKLFSEFPPVSTEEWTNLIQKDLKGADFEKKLVWETQEGFKIQPFYRKENLKGKEWLLSNLPGKFPYLRSTRKLTNDWSIRQDIDTPDLKTAKELAVEAIGNGVSALGLVLADVGSGRKGIQIKNEKDLAFLLEDLPLNEITLHFVAEEKSPETFSWLPKNKTLVGGLGYDPYRILARQGHSGGHGPETLKPILTELAGKWKNFRALTVHSSTFRDSGSTIVQELAYTLALGSEYLFRLGELGVSPEVVNSQTIFQFTIGPDYFLEIAKFRAARTLWAEIFSSYSSDKGEASLPFIEAETARYNYGIYDLHNNILRGTTEAISAAIGGAEVINVLPFDHLLQPADSFSLRIARNVQLLLKHESYLDKVADPSSGSYYIETITDQITEQAWKLFTEVEKDGGFLECLKSGKVQSSILESRKKKEENYSTRKDIFLGTNQYPNSKDKIQNKDLNKHVKSSNLTASASELKVTALPEFFAGDAIEEIRMKTENYETKNKTSVKVLLLPLGDLKMKKARAIFSLNFLGCAGFNVIDPGSYETSDEAIVGIQKENPQMIVFCSSDEEVTSYVKDILPKLKTKPLVYVAGYPKEILPELESAGVNGFIHVRSNLLETLSDLQKRMGVQ, translated from the coding sequence ATGGCATCAGAAAAACTTTTCTCCGAATTTCCACCGGTTTCTACCGAAGAATGGACAAACCTGATCCAGAAGGATCTTAAAGGTGCGGACTTCGAAAAAAAACTGGTTTGGGAAACCCAAGAAGGATTTAAGATCCAGCCGTTTTATAGAAAAGAAAATCTAAAAGGAAAGGAATGGCTCCTTTCCAATCTTCCAGGAAAATTTCCTTATCTTAGATCTACCCGCAAACTTACAAATGATTGGAGTATCAGACAAGACATCGATACTCCTGATCTAAAAACAGCAAAAGAATTAGCGGTAGAAGCAATTGGCAATGGAGTTTCTGCTCTGGGACTAGTTCTTGCAGATGTCGGTTCTGGAAGAAAAGGAATACAGATCAAAAATGAAAAGGATCTGGCTTTCTTATTGGAAGACCTACCTTTGAACGAAATCACTCTTCATTTTGTTGCAGAAGAAAAATCTCCGGAAACTTTTTCCTGGCTTCCTAAGAACAAAACTCTTGTGGGGGGACTCGGTTATGATCCTTACAGAATTCTCGCAAGACAAGGTCATTCAGGCGGACATGGCCCTGAAACTTTAAAACCGATCTTAACTGAACTTGCAGGCAAATGGAAAAATTTCCGCGCACTTACAGTCCATTCTTCTACATTTAGAGACAGCGGTTCTACAATTGTCCAAGAACTTGCATACACTCTCGCACTCGGTTCAGAATACTTATTTCGTTTGGGGGAATTAGGTGTTTCTCCTGAGGTAGTGAACTCTCAGACAATTTTCCAATTTACGATTGGCCCGGATTATTTCTTAGAGATCGCAAAGTTTAGAGCGGCTAGAACTCTTTGGGCGGAAATTTTTTCTTCTTATTCTTCTGATAAGGGAGAAGCTTCTCTTCCGTTTATAGAGGCAGAAACCGCAAGATATAATTACGGGATCTATGATCTTCATAATAATATTTTGAGAGGAACCACTGAGGCAATCTCTGCTGCAATCGGCGGCGCAGAAGTTATCAATGTTCTTCCATTTGATCATTTATTACAACCTGCAGATTCTTTCTCTTTAAGGATCGCAAGGAACGTACAATTACTTCTAAAACATGAATCTTATTTGGATAAGGTTGCAGATCCTTCTTCCGGTTCTTATTATATAGAAACAATTACTGATCAGATCACTGAACAGGCTTGGAAATTGTTTACTGAAGTGGAGAAGGACGGCGGATTCTTAGAATGCCTGAAATCCGGTAAAGTCCAATCTTCTATTTTAGAATCTAGAAAGAAAAAGGAAGAAAATTACTCTACACGTAAAGACATCTTCCTTGGAACAAACCAGTATCCAAATTCTAAAGATAAGATCCAAAACAAAGATCTAAATAAACATGTGAAGTCTTCAAATCTTACTGCAAGCGCAAGCGAACTCAAGGTAACTGCTCTTCCTGAGTTTTTTGCAGGAGATGCAATCGAAGAGATTCGTATGAAAACGGAAAACTACGAAACCAAAAATAAAACTTCCGTAAAAGTTCTTCTTCTTCCTTTGGGCGACTTAAAAATGAAGAAGGCAAGAGCGATCTTCTCTCTGAACTTTTTAGGATGTGCAGGATTTAATGTAATCGATCCAGGAAGTTACGAAACTTCCGACGAAGCGATTGTTGGCATCCAAAAAGAAAATCCTCAGATGATTGTCTTCTGTAGTTCCGACGAAGAAGTAACATCTTACGTGAAGGATATTCTTCCTAAATTAAAAACTAAACCTCTTGTTTATGTGGCCGGTTATCCAAAAGAAATTCTTCCCGAACTGGAATCCGCAGGTGTAAACGGATTCATTCATGTTCGATCCAATCTATTAGAAACACTTTCCGATCTTCAAAAAAGGATGGGAGTCCAATGA
- the scpA gene encoding methylmalonyl-CoA mutase, which translates to MKRPTFSPNRTPVTGDTKFESWSKEALDELGLSKLEETIWNTPEKVPVKPVYVPKDVESLEHLDYAAGIPPFLRGPYSTMYVQQPWTIRQYAGFSTAEESNAFYRRNLAAGQKGLSVAFDLATHRGYDSDHERVLGDVGKAGVAIDSVLDMKILFDQIPLDQMSVSMTMNGAVIPTLAFYIVAAEEQGVKPEQLSGTIQNDILKEFMVRNTYIYPPEPSMKIIADIFKYTTDFMPKFNSISISGYHMQEAGATADIELAYTLADGLEYLRTGIKAGMDVDSFAPRLSFFWAIGMNHFMEIAKMRAGRLLWAKLVKTFNPKSNKSLALRTHCQTSGWSLTEQDPFNNVGRTCIEALAAALGHTQSLHTNALDEAIALPTDFSARIARNTQIYLQEETNIHRVVDPWGGSFYIESLTSQLAERAWELIQEVEKLGGIAKAIETGIPKMRIEEAAARKQARIDSGRDVIVGINRYRPSKENPLDILDIDNTAVRESQIRKLNELKKSRDNAAVTAALEAITECAKTGNGNLLALAVDAARKRATLGEISFAMEKIFGRYKSVTHMIKGVYSEEIMDDPDFKRAKELSAKFAKLEGRQPRIMVAKMGQDGHDRGAKVISTSFADMGFDVDIGPLFQTPGEAAKQAIENDVHVLGVSSLAAGHKTLVPQVIQELKKLGREDILVIAGGVIPQQDYDFLYKSGVNGIFGPGTKISKAGAEILELLIKSVEG; encoded by the coding sequence ATGAAAAGACCTACATTCTCCCCTAACAGAACTCCAGTAACCGGAGATACTAAATTCGAATCCTGGTCTAAAGAGGCCTTGGATGAATTAGGACTTTCTAAATTAGAAGAAACGATTTGGAATACTCCTGAAAAAGTTCCAGTTAAACCTGTATATGTTCCTAAAGATGTGGAGTCCTTGGAACATTTGGATTACGCAGCGGGAATTCCTCCTTTTTTAAGAGGACCCTACTCCACTATGTATGTCCAACAACCTTGGACCATTCGTCAGTACGCAGGTTTTTCTACGGCAGAAGAGTCCAACGCATTCTATCGTAGAAACCTAGCAGCAGGACAAAAAGGTCTTTCTGTTGCATTTGACCTCGCAACTCACAGAGGATACGACTCAGATCACGAAAGAGTTTTAGGAGACGTAGGAAAAGCAGGAGTTGCAATCGATTCAGTCCTGGATATGAAGATACTCTTCGACCAGATTCCCTTAGATCAGATGTCAGTTTCCATGACAATGAATGGAGCTGTAATTCCTACATTAGCTTTTTATATTGTAGCTGCAGAAGAGCAAGGTGTAAAACCGGAACAACTTTCAGGCACCATCCAAAATGATATCTTAAAAGAGTTCATGGTGAGAAACACATACATTTATCCACCTGAACCTTCTATGAAAATTATCGCTGATATTTTCAAATATACCACTGACTTCATGCCTAAGTTCAATTCAATCTCCATCTCCGGCTATCATATGCAGGAAGCTGGAGCTACTGCGGATATAGAACTTGCTTATACTTTGGCGGATGGATTGGAATACCTACGCACTGGTATCAAGGCTGGAATGGACGTGGATAGCTTTGCACCACGTCTTTCTTTCTTCTGGGCAATTGGTATGAACCATTTTATGGAAATTGCTAAGATGAGAGCAGGAAGACTTCTCTGGGCAAAACTTGTAAAAACGTTTAACCCTAAGAGCAACAAATCTTTAGCTCTTAGAACTCATTGCCAAACTTCTGGTTGGAGTTTAACGGAACAGGATCCTTTTAATAACGTAGGAAGAACTTGTATAGAAGCTCTTGCTGCGGCGCTTGGTCATACCCAATCTTTGCATACAAATGCACTCGACGAAGCGATTGCTCTACCTACGGACTTCTCCGCAAGGATCGCAAGAAACACTCAGATCTATTTACAAGAAGAAACTAATATCCACAGAGTTGTGGATCCTTGGGGTGGGTCCTTCTATATTGAATCTTTAACTTCTCAACTTGCTGAAAGAGCTTGGGAACTTATCCAAGAAGTGGAAAAACTGGGCGGTATTGCAAAAGCAATCGAGACCGGAATTCCTAAAATGAGGATAGAAGAGGCGGCTGCACGTAAACAAGCAAGGATCGACTCCGGCAGAGATGTAATCGTAGGTATCAATCGTTATCGCCCTTCTAAAGAAAATCCTTTGGATATTTTGGATATCGATAATACTGCGGTGAGAGAATCTCAGATCCGTAAATTAAACGAACTTAAGAAAAGCCGAGACAATGCTGCAGTTACTGCGGCTCTAGAAGCAATCACAGAATGTGCTAAAACAGGAAATGGAAACCTGCTTGCACTTGCTGTAGATGCGGCTAGAAAAAGAGCAACTCTTGGCGAGATCTCTTTCGCTATGGAGAAAATATTCGGCAGATATAAATCCGTCACTCATATGATCAAAGGAGTGTACTCGGAGGAAATCATGGATGACCCGGATTTCAAAAGGGCAAAAGAACTCTCCGCAAAATTCGCAAAGTTAGAAGGAAGACAGCCTAGGATCATGGTCGCTAAGATGGGACAGGACGGACATGATAGAGGTGCAAAAGTAATTTCCACAAGCTTTGCAGATATGGGATTCGACGTTGATATAGGACCTCTATTCCAAACTCCTGGAGAAGCAGCAAAACAAGCTATCGAAAACGACGTGCATGTTCTCGGAGTTTCAAGTCTTGCTGCAGGTCATAAAACTTTAGTTCCTCAGGTGATCCAAGAACTCAAAAAACTAGGAAGAGAAGATATCCTAGTAATTGCAGGTGGAGTAATTCCTCAGCAAGATTATGATTTCTTGTATAAGTCTGGAGTGAACGGGATTTTCGGACCTGGAACAAAGATCTCCAAAGCAGGTGCAGAAATCCTAGAACTTCTGATCAAGAGTGTAGAAGGTTAA
- the meaB gene encoding methylmalonyl Co-A mutase-associated GTPase MeaB — translation MPETEGKEEAQIRGSIKKKSLPDAETFSQGILSGDIVLLSRAITLVESTLPSHQELAEAILEKCLPHSGKSIRVGITGIPGVGKSTFIESFGNHLIEQGRKIAVLAVDPTSQLSKGSILGDKTRMEILSRKKEAFIRPSPSGDSLGGVARKTRETIFLCEAAGFDTILVETVGVGQSETAVNSMVDIFLLLLIAGAGDELQGIKRGIMEMADLIAITKADGENTARANRAKAETISAVHFLPTHESGIKTEVRTCSAVTGEGIFEIWTEILNFIQAIKDKGYLDKKRKEQAKHWLHESVQSMLLDDFFSKLGNDFHKAEELVTQGLAGSYQTARRLVKYYKNEDNQI, via the coding sequence ATGCCCGAGACCGAGGGAAAAGAAGAAGCCCAGATCCGAGGCTCTATCAAAAAAAAGAGCCTTCCGGATGCGGAAACTTTTTCCCAAGGAATTCTTTCTGGAGATATAGTTCTATTAAGTAGAGCCATCACCTTAGTAGAGAGCACCCTACCTTCTCACCAAGAGCTTGCAGAAGCTATATTAGAAAAATGTTTACCTCATTCCGGTAAGAGTATCCGAGTTGGTATCACAGGTATTCCTGGTGTAGGCAAAAGTACATTTATAGAATCCTTCGGAAATCATCTGATCGAACAAGGCAGAAAGATTGCAGTACTTGCAGTCGATCCTACATCACAATTATCTAAAGGATCCATTTTGGGAGATAAGACCAGAATGGAAATTCTTTCCCGTAAAAAAGAAGCATTTATCCGCCCTTCTCCTTCCGGAGATTCATTAGGTGGAGTCGCACGTAAAACTAGAGAAACAATCTTTTTATGCGAGGCTGCAGGCTTCGATACAATCCTTGTAGAAACTGTTGGAGTTGGACAATCAGAGACTGCAGTTAATTCAATGGTGGATATTTTCCTTCTTCTTTTAATAGCTGGAGCGGGAGATGAATTACAAGGAATCAAACGTGGTATCATGGAGATGGCGGATTTGATCGCGATCACCAAAGCTGATGGAGAAAATACTGCCAGAGCAAATCGTGCAAAAGCAGAAACAATTTCCGCAGTTCATTTTCTTCCTACTCATGAATCAGGTATTAAAACAGAAGTTAGAACATGCTCGGCAGTTACTGGAGAAGGTATCTTCGAAATTTGGACTGAAATTTTAAACTTCATACAAGCTATCAAAGACAAAGGTTACTTAGATAAAAAAAGAAAAGAACAGGCCAAACATTGGTTACACGAATCTGTTCAATCTATGTTACTAGATGATTTCTTTTCTAAATTAGGAAATGATTTCCATAAGGCAGAAGAACTTGTAACCCAAGGACTGGCAGGTTCTTATCAAACTGCTCGCAGGCTTGTGAAGTATTATAAGAACGAAGATAATCAAATTTAA
- a CDS encoding LIC20211 family lipoprotein produces MKPRISGLVLAILLAISAISCATSSAGLATSTVPVADKKYKVISPVEGTKYWYTFDIAIIGIPLSEPPIDQLLEQLKKEKEADALINVRYWTDKSIFVFLTVNRLHISAEAIKFEDEIPDPKKKGR; encoded by the coding sequence ATGAAACCTCGTATTTCTGGGCTAGTCTTAGCTATTCTGTTAGCGATATCTGCCATCTCTTGCGCAACTTCTAGTGCCGGACTCGCAACTAGTACGGTTCCTGTAGCAGATAAAAAGTATAAGGTGATCTCTCCGGTAGAAGGAACAAAATACTGGTACACATTTGATATCGCAATTATTGGAATTCCATTAAGCGAACCTCCTATTGATCAACTATTAGAACAATTGAAAAAAGAAAAAGAGGCAGATGCTCTAATCAATGTACGCTATTGGACAGATAAATCTATCTTTGTATTCTTAACTGTAAACCGTCTTCATATCTCTGCAGAAGCAATCAAGTTCGAAGATGAGATCCCAGATCCTAAAAAGAAAGGCCGTTAA
- a CDS encoding TonB-dependent receptor plug domain-containing protein, whose amino-acid sequence MKLKKVLIKIAFLAAIAPLDVFAEVTFKARLFSRQKNQGESKTQVLLFETKKIYRTDAEGYFDAVVPSPGIYTFRILKVEDMQDIKGNVEASGQTVTLYTDAGSDASIGSPKAKTPKGTITVAAERDKPILSRTTIKYEEIKRMPGTFGEPLRALETIPGVVPSAAFGGGANNYVIRGSDPNSNLYLVDDLPILYPFHFDGLSAVVNANLIKSIDVYTGVFPANFNNALGGVIHIDTVDKVDKSQKNLIISAWSSSISYMSPTFGGKGYLIASARVGYLDRFVQGLTSALGADFPEGLRLPRFVDSQVKFVHNFNEHHQVSFHSFYSKDDFAANLPAKYQNDPANDATAAFAGASISSGQGFRTQALRYTWKPIDTFSNRVTVISYDPFTDFNVSFGSIQGKNRASGAYNGVRQDAFWDPNKYFSAEFGTEYRLLNYYSTGSSIIQSDPNNLSPNPYDTQSPDFTTIPTNITAKGSYYNGYLTTKIRLGNLHIEPGARYDYIPYVNNSALGPRAQASYKFEGIGKGTTIFGGGGNFFRFPLDTRFNKDSGNPHLDFEKVFKYGGGIEQLLEGDYQIKAEVFKQEYSSLIVDDPYITEPIGTNPDPYSRIAQPFIANKKLNYSNSGTGWSRGYELVLRKNSRPGTRNWFGWITYTWSQTFRNNNIFTPDAGAAPLSAQETQIAAEFYKNSKETLYDYDRTHVINMVFGWRWSQEWQFGARWSYLTSRPFTPIVGDDGGRFSNPANGQTYWVPQYANNPALGEYINSRRLKPYHRLDIRFDRFFNYEWGYVNTFLEIVNVYLRENVGGEDFDNTKPYSKTNPSPSPTFGTIPLPGGVIIPFFNVGIEVKF is encoded by the coding sequence ATGAAGTTAAAAAAAGTTCTGATCAAAATCGCTTTCCTCGCGGCAATCGCTCCATTGGATGTGTTTGCAGAAGTAACCTTTAAAGCTAGGTTATTCTCCAGGCAAAAAAACCAAGGAGAATCTAAAACCCAGGTTCTACTTTTTGAAACCAAAAAGATCTATAGAACAGATGCAGAAGGTTATTTCGACGCAGTAGTACCTTCTCCTGGAATTTATACTTTCCGTATTTTAAAAGTAGAAGATATGCAGGATATCAAAGGTAACGTAGAGGCTTCTGGCCAAACAGTTACTCTTTATACGGATGCAGGTTCAGATGCTTCTATAGGATCTCCTAAAGCAAAGACTCCTAAGGGAACAATCACAGTCGCTGCAGAAAGAGATAAACCTATTCTTTCCAGAACTACGATCAAATACGAAGAGATCAAAAGGATGCCTGGAACTTTTGGAGAACCATTACGAGCCTTGGAAACAATTCCTGGTGTGGTTCCTTCTGCTGCATTTGGCGGCGGAGCAAACAATTATGTGATCCGGGGTTCTGATCCAAACTCGAACTTATATTTAGTAGATGATCTTCCTATTTTGTATCCATTCCACTTTGATGGATTGAGCGCAGTGGTAAACGCTAACTTGATCAAATCAATTGATGTGTATACCGGTGTATTCCCTGCAAACTTCAATAACGCATTGGGTGGGGTCATTCATATCGACACTGTGGATAAGGTAGATAAGTCTCAGAAAAACCTGATCATCTCTGCTTGGTCCAGTAGTATCAGTTATATGAGTCCTACCTTTGGCGGGAAAGGTTATCTGATCGCTTCTGCCCGCGTAGGATACTTGGACAGATTTGTACAAGGATTAACTTCTGCATTAGGTGCAGACTTTCCAGAAGGTTTAAGACTTCCAAGATTCGTGGACTCTCAGGTTAAGTTCGTTCATAATTTTAATGAACATCACCAAGTCTCTTTTCATTCCTTCTATTCTAAGGATGATTTTGCAGCAAATCTTCCTGCAAAATACCAAAATGACCCAGCAAATGATGCTACTGCCGCATTTGCTGGAGCAAGTATTTCCTCAGGACAAGGATTCAGAACCCAAGCATTACGTTATACTTGGAAACCGATCGATACATTCTCCAATCGTGTAACAGTTATCAGTTATGATCCATTCACTGACTTTAATGTCTCTTTTGGTTCCATTCAAGGAAAGAATAGAGCAAGTGGTGCATATAACGGTGTACGACAGGATGCTTTTTGGGATCCGAATAAATATTTCAGCGCTGAGTTCGGAACAGAATATAGATTATTAAATTATTATTCTACAGGTTCCAGTATCATTCAATCAGATCCGAACAATTTAAGTCCAAACCCTTATGATACCCAAAGCCCAGACTTCACTACTATACCTACGAACATTACTGCGAAAGGATCCTACTATAACGGTTATCTAACAACTAAGATCCGTTTAGGTAATTTGCATATTGAACCGGGAGCACGTTACGATTATATTCCTTACGTAAACAATAGTGCACTCGGTCCAAGAGCTCAGGCATCTTATAAGTTTGAAGGTATAGGAAAAGGAACTACTATTTTCGGAGGTGGAGGTAATTTCTTCCGCTTCCCTCTGGATACTAGATTTAATAAGGATAGTGGAAACCCTCACTTGGATTTTGAGAAAGTTTTCAAGTACGGCGGAGGGATTGAACAATTATTAGAAGGTGATTACCAGATCAAAGCAGAAGTCTTCAAACAAGAATACTCTAGCTTGATCGTGGATGACCCTTATATCACTGAACCTATTGGAACAAATCCGGACCCATATTCCAGGATCGCTCAACCTTTTATCGCAAACAAAAAGTTGAACTACTCCAATAGTGGAACTGGCTGGTCCAGAGGTTACGAGCTAGTACTTCGTAAGAACTCCCGCCCTGGAACCAGGAATTGGTTTGGTTGGATTACCTACACTTGGTCCCAAACATTCAGAAATAATAATATATTCACGCCTGATGCTGGAGCCGCTCCTCTAAGCGCTCAAGAAACCCAGATCGCCGCAGAGTTTTATAAGAATTCTAAAGAGACATTATACGACTATGACAGGACCCATGTGATCAATATGGTCTTCGGTTGGAGATGGAGCCAAGAGTGGCAATTCGGCGCAAGATGGTCTTACCTGACAAGTAGGCCGTTTACTCCTATTGTAGGGGACGACGGGGGAAGGTTCAGTAACCCTGCAAATGGCCAAACCTATTGGGTACCTCAATACGCCAATAACCCAGCCCTTGGAGAATATATCAATAGTCGTAGGTTAAAGCCTTATCATCGACTTGACATCCGTTTCGATAGATTTTTCAATTATGAATGGGGGTATGTGAATACCTTCCTGGAGATAGTAAACGTATACCTAAGAGAGAACGTGGGTGGAGAAGATTTCGATAATACGAAACCTTATTCCAAAACGAACCCAAGTCCTAGCCCGACATTCGGAACAATTCCTTTGCCAGGTGGTGTGATCATTCCGTTCTTTAACGTAGGTATCGAGGTTAAGTTCTAA
- a CDS encoding MotA/TolQ/ExbB proton channel family protein encodes MSFENAIGYMETAIFVIMAIASVLAVAVVVERAIIFVKNTKDSAFVLPEIIQTARKGDLTGAPKFSDNYPENVYARFADFSSEHSKGGKESLGELMEGKMIGERVDFETRLSILNTLGNNAPFIGLLGTVFGVISAFYKLGTLGNAAGEVVMRTISQALLATAVGLAVAIPVVMANNYFTRKLKIIQANLEILSKEFLASLSRKG; translated from the coding sequence ATGAGTTTCGAAAATGCTATTGGGTACATGGAAACGGCGATCTTCGTGATCATGGCGATCGCGAGTGTTCTTGCAGTAGCCGTTGTAGTAGAAAGAGCGATCATATTTGTTAAAAATACAAAAGACTCCGCCTTCGTATTACCTGAAATCATCCAAACCGCAAGAAAGGGAGATCTAACTGGAGCTCCTAAATTTTCAGATAATTATCCAGAGAATGTTTACGCAAGATTTGCGGACTTCTCCTCCGAACATTCCAAAGGTGGAAAAGAAAGCCTGGGTGAACTCATGGAAGGAAAGATGATCGGAGAAAGAGTCGATTTCGAAACCAGACTTTCTATCCTAAACACATTGGGAAACAACGCTCCATTTATCGGACTATTAGGAACAGTATTCGGAGTAATCAGCGCATTCTATAAATTAGGGACTTTGGGAAACGCAGCAGGAGAAGTGGTAATGAGAACCATTTCACAAGCTCTTCTCGCTACTGCAGTTGGTCTTGCTGTCGCAATTCCAGTAGTAATGGCAAACAACTACTTCACCAGGAAATTGAAAATTATCCAAGCCAATCTGGAAATTCTTTCCAAAGAATTTTTAGCAAGCCTGTCTCGGAAAGGTTAA
- a CDS encoding ExbD/TolR family protein, which yields MAGQSSSGDGEEIGSINITPMVDVILVLLVIFMVTANFLKKESININLPKADAVDANLAKTVQVALSKDGKIFLEGNETDFPRLEAQLQKETKIRPNMRITLSADSSLPYGKIAETMGKIKKAGVHQIALSVKR from the coding sequence ATGGCAGGTCAAAGTTCTTCCGGCGACGGAGAAGAAATCGGCAGTATTAATATTACTCCGATGGTAGACGTTATTTTGGTTCTTTTGGTGATCTTTATGGTTACCGCAAACTTTTTAAAAAAAGAATCCATCAATATCAATCTTCCTAAAGCAGATGCAGTAGATGCGAATCTAGCTAAAACTGTTCAGGTAGCATTATCTAAAGACGGAAAAATTTTCTTAGAAGGAAATGAAACAGATTTCCCAAGACTCGAAGCTCAATTGCAAAAAGAGACTAAGATCCGTCCGAATATGAGGATCACGCTATCCGCTGATTCTTCCCTTCCTTATGGAAAAATAGCAGAGACTATGGGAAAGATCAAAAAAGCGGGCGTGCACCAAATCGCATTATCCGTTAAAAGGTGA